A region of Vitis vinifera cultivar Pinot Noir 40024 chromosome 15, ASM3070453v1 DNA encodes the following proteins:
- the LOC100246602 gene encoding uncharacterized protein LOC100246602 yields MASISSSPCLFSTDLFQSRSLKPTSLSWSSSFPNINIFTNSITNPSLPSLNKCLVVQAAWTRRSRSEAAKRPSRKSWKQKTDMYMRPFLLNVFFSKRFIHAKVMHRPTSKVISVATTNSKDLRNTLSSLTDHNACRVIGKLIAERSMEADVFAMSYEPRKDERIEGKLGIVLDTIKENGIIFV; encoded by the exons ATGGCATCCATTTCATCATCACCATGTCTATTTTCTACGGATTTATTCCAGAGTCGTTCATTGAAACCCACTTCGCTCTCATGGTCTTCTTCATTTCCCAATATCAACATTTTTACCAATTCAATCACAAACccttctcttccttctctcAACAAG TGTTTAGTGGTTCAAGCTGCCTGGACCCGGAGATCTCGAAGTGAAGCCGCAAAAAGACCAAGCAGGAAATCATGGAAGCAAAAGACCGATATGTATATGAGGCCATTCTTACTAAATGTTTTCTTTTCAAAGCGATTTATCCATGCAAAAGTAATGCACCGGCCAACCAGCAAAGTGATATCAGTTGCTACCACAAATTCCAAGGATTTGAGGAATACATTGTCATCACTCACTGATCATAATGCATGCAGAGTTATAGGGAAGCTGATTGCAGAGAGATCAATGGAAGCTGATGTGTTTGCCATGTCCTATGAGCCCAGAAAGGATGAGAGAATTGAGGGTAAGCTTGGGATTGTTCTTGATACCATTAAGGAGAATGGGATCATATTTGTCTAA